The Canis lupus familiaris isolate Mischka breed German Shepherd chromosome X, alternate assembly UU_Cfam_GSD_1.0, whole genome shotgun sequence genome has a segment encoding these proteins:
- the P2RY10 gene encoding putative P2Y purinoceptor 10 isoform X2, with the protein MYSNSTSNVETDCSATNVTFQNSLYATTYILIFIPGLLANSAALWVLCRFISKKNKAIIFMINLSVADLAHVLSLPLRIYYYISHHWPFPKALCLLCFYLKYLNMYASICFLTCISLQRCFFLLKPFRARNWKRRYDVGISAAIWIIVGTACLPFPLVRSTYLGNKTESCFADLGYKKMNVVALVGMITVAELAGFVVPVVIIAWCTWKTTISLRQPPMAFQGISERQKALRMVFMCAAVFFICFTPYHINFIFYTMVKETIISSCPIVQSTLYFHPFCLCLASICCLLDPILYYFMASEFRDQISRHGSSVTRSRLMSRESGSSMIS; encoded by the coding sequence ATGTATAGCAACAGTACCAGCAATGTTGAGACTGACTGCAGTGCTACGAATGTGACATTTCAGAACTCCCTCTATGCAACCACCTACATCCTCATATTCATCCCTGGTCTTCTGGCCAACAGTGCAGCCTTGTGGGTTCTGTGCCGCTTcatcagcaagaaaaataaagccatcaTTTTCATGATCAACCTCTCCGTGGCTGACCTTGCTCATGTGCTGTCCTTACCCCTCCGGATTTACTATTACATCAGCCACCACTGGCCCTTCCCAAAGGCCCTTTGCTTGCTGTGCTTCTACCTGAAGTATCTCAACATGTATGCCAGCATTTGTTTCCTGACATGCATCAGCCTTCAGAGATGTTTCTTTCTCCTCAAGCCCTTTAGGGCCAGAAACTGGAAGCGTAGGTATGATGTGGGCATCAGTGCTGCCATCTGGATCATCGTGGGAACTGCCTGCTTGCCATTTCCCCTTGTGAGAAGCACATACTTGGGCAACAAGACCGAGTCCTGTTTTGCTGATCTTGGttataagaaaatgaatgtaGTGGCTTTGGTTGGAATGATTACAGTTGCTGAGCTGGCAGGATTTGTGGTCCCAGTAGTAATCATCGCATGGTGTACTTGGAAAACTACTATATCCTTGAGACAGCCACCAATGGCTTTCCAAGGAATCAGTGAGAGGCAGAAAGCACTGCGGATGGTTTTTATGTGTGCTGCAGTCTTTTTCATCTGCTTTACTCCATAccatattaactttattttttacactATGGTGAAGGAAACCATCATTAGTAGTTGTCCCATTGTCCAAAGCACACTGTATTTCCACCCTTTTTGTCTATGCCTTGCAAGTATCTGCTGTCTTTTGGATccaattctttattatttcatggcCTCAGAGTTTCGTGACCAAATATCTCGCCATGGAAGCTCTGTGACCCGTTCCCGCCTTATGAGCAGGGAAAGTGGTTCATCAATGATTAgctaa